A window of the Physeter macrocephalus isolate SW-GA chromosome 7, ASM283717v5, whole genome shotgun sequence genome harbors these coding sequences:
- the LOC102989083 gene encoding peroxiredoxin-6-like, translating into MPGGLLLGDEAPNFETSTTIGRIRFHDYLGDSWGILFSHPRDFTPVCTTELGRAVKLAPEFAKRKVKMIALSIDSVEDHLAWSKDINAYNGDEPTEKLPFPIIDDKNRNLAIQLGMLGPAEKDEKGMPVTVRVVFIFGPDKKLKLSILYPATTGRNFDEILRVIISLQLTAEKRVATPVDWKNGDSMMVLPTITEEEAKKLFPKGVFTIELPSGKKYLCYIPQS; encoded by the coding sequence ATGCCCGGAGGGCTCCTTCTCGGGGACGAGGCTCCCAACTTCGAGACCAGTACTACAATCGGCCGCATCCGTTTCCACGACTATCTGGGAGACTCATGGGGCATTCTTTTCTCCCACCCTCGGGACTTTACCCCAGTGTGTACCACGGAGCTTGGCAGAGCAGTAAAGCTGGCACCAGAATTTGCCAAGAGGAAAGTTAAGATGATTGCCCTTTCAATAGACAGTGTTGAAGACCATCTTGCCTGGAGCAAGGATATCAATGCTTACAATGGTGATGAGCCCACAGAAAAGTTACCTTTTCCCATCATTGATGATAAGAATCGGAACCTTGCCATCCAGTTGGGCATGCTGGGCCCAGCAGAGAAGGACGAAAAGGGCATGCCTGTAACAGTTCGTGTGGTATTTATTTTCGGTCCTGATAAGAAGCTAAAACTGTCCATCCTCTACCCAGCTACCACTGGCAGGAACTTTGATGAGATTCTCCGAGTAATTATCTCTCTCCAGCTGACAGCAGAAAAGAGGGTTGCCACCCCAGTTGATTGGAAGAATGGAGACAGCATGATGGTCCTTCCAACCATCACTGAAGAGGAAGCCAAAAAACTTTTCCCTAAAGGAGTCTTCACCATAGAGCTCCCATCTGGCAAGAAATACCTCTGCTACATCCCCCAGTCATAG